A genome region from Brassica oleracea var. oleracea cultivar TO1000 chromosome C2, BOL, whole genome shotgun sequence includes the following:
- the LOC106327340 gene encoding probable pectin methyltransferase QUA2, translating into MSMPLQRGVSGGVRVSDSSDDLRDSQMKDKSDKEGHLTLRFPFAFLFTSNSNTQSTDPYSARTRHRLMLLFLKISLVLIVVLALAGSFWWTISISTTSRGHVYHNYRRLQEQLVSDLLDIGEISAGPTRWKELEYCSVDSENYVPCFNVSKSLDRFCGPGGSRQECLVLPPVDYKVPLRWPTGKDVIWYHNVKITADEVLTSGSINKRMMMMDDDQISFRSASPMFDEVEDYSHQIAQMIGIKNDNFIEAGVRTILDIGCGYGSFGAHLLSKQLLTMCIANYEASGSQVQLTLERGLPAMIASFVSTQLPYPSLSFDMLHCSTCGIDWDQKDGLLLVEVDRVLKPGGYFVWTSPLTNARNKEDIKRWNFVHDFAESICWTLLSQQDKTVVWKKTVKTKCYSSRKPGVGPSVCSKGHEVESPYYRPLQMCLGGTRSRRWIPIEGRTRWPSRSNMNKTELSLYGLHPEEVGEDATNWKANVRDYWSLLSPLIFSDHPKRPGDEDPSPPYNMLRNVLDMNAQYGGLNAALLEAKKSVWVMNVVPTAGPNHLPMILDRGFVGVLHDWCEASPTYPRTYDLVHADNLLSLQTSQRRSSCSLLQILTEVDRLLRPEGWVIIRDTVQLVEAARALTTQLKWEARVIEVESSSDQRLLICQKPFTKRQSI; encoded by the exons ATGTCAATGCCACTGCAACGTGGCGTCTCAGGAGGAGTACGAGTTTCCGACAGCAGTGATGATCTCAGAGACTCTCAGATGAAAGACAAGTCAGATAAGGAAGGTCACTTAACCTTGAGGTTTCCTTTTGCTTTCCTCTTTACCAGCAACAGCAATACTCAATCTACTGATCCTTACAGCGCAAGGACCAGACACAGGTTGATGCTTCTCTTTCTCAAGATCAGTTTGGTCCTAATCGTGGTTCTCGCTCTGGCTGGTTCCTTCTGGTGGACGATCTCCATCTCCACCACTTCGAGAGGTCATGTGTATCATAACTACAGGAGATTACAGGAGCAGCTTGTGTCAGACTTGTTGGATATTGGTGAGATCTCTGCTGGTCCCACTAGGTGGAAAGAGCTGGAGTATTGTAGTGTAGATTCCGAGAACTATGTTCCTTGCTTTAACGTTTCCAAGAGTCTTGATAGGTTCTGCGGGCCTGGTGGGTCGAGACAGGAGTGTTTGGTTTTACCACCGGTGGATTATAAGGTTCCTCTTAGGTGGCCCACTGGTAAAGATGTCATCTGGTATCATAACGTTAAGATCACTGCTGATGAAGTGTTGACTTCTGGTAGTATCAACAAGAGGATGATGATGATGGATGATGATCAGATCTCTTTCCGTTCCGCCTCTCCTATGTTTGATGAGGTTGAAGACTATTCTCACCAGATTGCTCAGATGATTGGGATTAAGAATGATAACTTCATTGAAGCTGGT GTTAGGACTATATTGGATATTGGATGTGGTTATGGTAGCTTTGGAGCACATCTACTCTCAAAACAGCTTTTGACAATGTGCATAGCAAACTATGAAGCCTCTGGTAGCCAAGTTCAGCTAACACTTGAGAGGGGTTTACCTGCTATGATTGCTTCTTTTGTTTCAACGCAGTTGCCGTATCCTTCTCTTTCCTTTGATATGTTGCATTGCTCAACATGTGGTATTGATTGGGACCAGAAAG ACGGTCTTCTCCTTGTGGAAGTTGACAGGGTTCTGAAGCCTGGAGGTTACTTTGTTTGGACGTCTCCGCTTACGAATGCTCGTAACAAAGAGGATATAAAGAGATGGAACTTTGTTCATGATTTTGCTGAAAGCATCTGTTGGACTCTTTTATCTCAGCAAGACAAGACAGTTGTCTGGAAAAAGACGGTCAAAACCAAATGTTACAGTTCCCG GAAGCCTGGGGTGGGACCTTCTGTGTGTAGCAAAGGGCACGAGGTTGAGTCTCCTTATTACAGGCCGCTTCAGATGTGTCTTGGTGGAACACGTAGCAGAAGGTGGATTCCAATTGAAGGCAGGACAAGATGGCCTAGCCGGTCTAATATGAACAAGACTGAACTTTCACTATATG GTCTTCACCCGGAGGAGGTTGGAGAAGATGCAACGAACTGGAAAGCAAACGTAAGAGACTACTGGTCTCTCTTGTCTCCTCTGATATTCTCTGACCACCCCAAGAGACCTGGCGATGAAGATCCGTCTCCTCCTTATAACATGCTCAGAAACGTTTTGGACATGAATGCTCAATACGGTGGTCTCAATGCCGCCTTGTTGGAAGCTAAAAAATCGGTATGGGTCATGAATGTTGTCCCTACAGCTGGACCAAACCACCTCCCAATGATCCTTGACCGAGGCTTTGTTGGCGTCTTACACGACTG GTGTGAAGCGTCCCCTACTTATCCAAGAACATATGATCTGGTTCATGCGGACAATCTTTTATCCCTTCAGACGAGTCAGCGCAGGAGCTCATGCTCGCTTCTGCAAATATTGACAGAGGTTGATAGATTACTTCGTCCAGAG GGATGGGTGATAATCCGTGACACGGTGCAGCTGGTGGAAGCGGCAAGAGCTTTGACAACGCAGTTGAAGTGGGAGGCTAGAGTTATAGAGGTTGAAAGCAGTAGTGATCAGAGACTTCTCATCTGCCAAAAACCATTCACCAAGCGACAATCAATCTGA
- the LOC106326707 gene encoding uncharacterized protein LOC106326707, giving the protein MVSPQEGTLFSRKRGLTSYGEEFHNSFKKTNIEDQSHGKLQSTRPNSESMRSVTFDFELHLHTPLHSDWQKSIERTSEDHMTYHQNSVVVGRPKMSLDLELSLSPSYSPPKTTTKIDKSINHKETVSPSNGKNLTSPSKKNTQSWLSFDGGDEVDHKEQEMVTKVCMKRHMLVMLSTSTPVCPNCKFMHPHDHSSTKLFKPNLLRLLC; this is encoded by the exons ATGGTTTCTCCACAAGAAGGAACCCTCTTCTCCAGAAAGAGGGGTTTAACAAGCTATGGAGAAGAGTTTCACAATTCATTCAAGAAGACTAATATAGAAGATCAATCACATGGTAAACTTCAGAGCACTAGACCAAACTCAGAGAGTATGAGATCAGTTACCTTTGATTTCGAACTTCATCTCCACACTCCTCTACATTCAGATTGGCAGAAATCCATAGA GCGAACATCTGAGGATCATATGACATACCACCAAAATTCGGTGGTTGTTGGACGACCTAAAATGAGCCTAGACCTTGAGCTGAGCCTTTCACCTTCTTATTCACCTCCAAAAACCACTACAAAGATAGATAAATCCATAAATCACAAAGAGACCGTGTCACCATCGAATGGTAAAAACTTAACAAGCCCGAGTAAGAAGAACACACAGTCTTGGCTTTCGTTTGACGGTGGTGATGAAGTTGATCACAAGGAGCAAGAGATGGTAACAAAAGTGTGCATGAAACGCCACATGCTGGTCATGCTGTCCACATCAACTCCTGTTTGTCCCAACTGCAAGTTCATGCACCCACATGATCACAGCTCTACAAAACTGTTCAAACCAAATTTGCTTAGGCTCCTATGCTAG
- the LOC106323846 gene encoding uncharacterized protein LOC106323846 has protein sequence MEKLQFRALDITGTNYISWVTTVELHLESLGLSDTVKENNTSTPQEKAKSKDIRLPLARDEWHSLRFQDFDKVMNYSSAVLGIVAKLRCCGEKITKSQMLEKTYTTFHKSHITLQQQYKLRGYTNFSELIVALLIAEKNNEFLIKNHMTRPTGSKPFPEANALDAKKPVKENKAFRGRGRGRQNYRGCGRKYNPQDRKSFQWVCSEQSPKGKEHQGNTSQKREEACFR, from the exons ATGGAGAAGCTCCAATTTCGTGCTCTAGACATCACCGGTACCAACTACATTTCATGGGTTACAACTGTCGAACTTCATCTTGAATCTCTTGGTTTATCCGATACCGTTAAAGAGAATAATACTTCAACGCCTCAAGAAAAAGCTAAATCG AAAGACATAAGACTTCCACTTGCTCGGGATGAATGGCATAGTCTGAGATTCCAAGATTTCGACAAAGTGATGAATTACAGTTCTGCTGTGTTAGGAATTGTGGCCAAATTGAGATGTTGTGGTGAAAAGATCACAAAATCTCAAATGCTTGAGAAGACATACACCACATTCCACAAGAGCCACATCACCCTGCAACAACAGTACAAGTTGCGGGGATATACCAACTTTTCGGAATTGATTGTGGCGCTTCTCATAGCAGAAAAGAACAACGAGTTTCTGATCAAGAATCACATGACTCGTCCAACTGGTTCTAAACCGTTTCCTGAAGCAAACGCATTAGATGCGAAGAAACCAGTCAAGGAAAATAAGGCCTTTCGGGGTCGCGGTCGTGGTCGTCAAAACTACCGTGGATGTGGACGAAAGTACAATCCACAAGATAGGAAGTCATTCCAGTGGGTCTGCTCTGAGCAATCCCCTAAGGGAAAAGAACACCAAGGAAATACCTCCCAGAAGCGAGAAGAAGCTTGTTTCAGATGA